In the genome of Dermacentor andersoni chromosome 3, qqDerAnde1_hic_scaffold, whole genome shotgun sequence, one region contains:
- the LOC126536259 gene encoding uncharacterized protein has translation MAYKCSICQAVAKALPQFLKHASLHKNESSLHIRCPFSDCCRAFRKETAHDDDLGDMPLTPIICMKGPGLFEAEMFTVCGDGVAILTTQRAAAFKAMFLLYFVLNIEYPPEVALTLEFVQRAIAGINPERSTKARRTSKKQYCFSPKLAALANSLDQYKF, from the exons ATGGCATACAAGTGCAGCATATGCCAAGCAGTTGCCAAAGCTTTGCCTCAGTTCTTGAAGCATGCATCACTGCACAAAAATGAAAGCAGCCTTCACATTCGCTGTCCTTTCTCTGACTGCTGCAGAGCGTTTCGGAAA GAGACCGCCCATGACGATGACTTGGGAGACATGCCATTGACGCCCATAATATGTATGAAAG GACCAGGTCTCTTTGAGGCAGAAATGTTCACTGTCTGTGGGGATGGTGTTGCTATCTTGACTACTCAGCGGGCTGCAGCTTTCAAAGCCATGTTTCTCTTATACTTCGTTCTTAACATCGAGTATCCACCTGAAGTGGCTTTGACATTGGAgtttgtgcagag ggcAATCGCTGGAATCAACCCAGAAAGAAGCACAAAGGCACGACGAACGTCGAAGAAGCAGTATTGTTTTTCGCCAAAACTGGCTGCCTTGGCGAATTCCCTGGATCAATACAAGTTCTAA